In Planctomycetia bacterium, the genomic stretch TCCGAGTCGTACTCGACAATCGTCGAGCGGTCGATCGAATGGCTGTGGCAACACCGAATTCCCAAAGGAAAAATCACAATACTGGTCGGGCGTCCTGGCGGCGGAAAGACCACGCTTTGGTGTTACTTGGCAGCTGCTGTGAGCACTGGAACGGCGTTGCCTGGCTCGGAAATCGCAAGCCCACCAGGTGACGTCATCGTGATGGCGATGGAAGATGACGCAGAGGACACTCTGAAGCCCCGCGTGCGAGTCGCCGGCGGAGACCTGAGTCGTGTGCGGCGGCTTCGTATCGCCAACCTGGATGACAATATTCAGCAACTTGATGCTGAACTTGCTGCGTGTGACAATCCGTCGATTGTCATCATTGATCCTGTCATGGCCTTCATGCGAGGCGTGGCACATTCCACCGTCCGACACTCGCTCGGAAAACTTCAGCAGCTGGCGGAAAAGTATCCGCAATGTGCGTTTGTCCTGATCGCACATTTCAACAAGTCCAACGCAGCGAACTCGAATCTGCTGGGGCGAATCCAAGGCTCCGCAGCATATGGGGCCGTCGCTCGGTCTGTGTACGTCGTGGAGCAACATCCGACGGACAAGGGCCTGCAACTCCTCTTGCCACTCAAGAACAACTTGGCACCGGCGACGGCGGGTCTGAGTTTCCGCATCGCCACTAGACAAAGCACGCCGGTTGTCCAATGGACGGGAGAACTCGTCGACGAAATCACCGCTGAAATGGCCGTCAATGCGGCGGACAAAGCCGGCCGCAAGAAACCGATCGAAGTGGCTCAGGAATTCTTGCTGGAAAAGCTGCAGGACGGGCCTCGGCTGGCCTCGGAGATGAAGAAACAAGCAGAGGAACGTGGCATTAGCTTTGTCACTCTTCATCGAGCACGAACGCAGCTGCGGATCAAGTCAGTGGGATCAGCCGAAAATGCGAAATGGCATCCGCCAGTCGATGATGGCGATTCAGAAACACCGTCGATGCCTTACGACAACGATCTAGATGATGGTGATGATGACTGAGAGAGGTACGGATTTCAGTTTGCAAAAGTGAAATCCGTACAACCCCGAAATGTGGCCAGCGGCACGCCGCCGCGAGCCCGGAACAAAAAATAGCAAGGATGCGAAACCATGAACCACAAAATGACGACCAGCCTCGAAACCCTCGCAAGCCAAATCAACCAGGCTCATGCGGACGCCATCGACTCCGCCCGGACGACGATGGCATACGCCCGGATGGTTGGGGACTTGCTCCTCCAAGCCAAAGGCGTTGCGGGCCATGGTGCCTGGCTCCCCTGGCTGGAGGCAAATGTCAAATTCTCAGTCCGCACGGCACAAGGATACATGCGGATTGCCAGCCACTGGAATGAACTCTCAAATACGCAATCGACTGCGTATTTGGATGAGGCACTCAAGATGCTGGCGGAACCCAAGCCCATCAAACCGGCCGACGAAAAGGCCAAACCGTTCTACGAATTGCCTGCAGAGTCACGGGCCAAAATGTGCACGCTATGGTGGGACATGCTGGCGAGCCGGGCGGTACTCTACCACGCCGCAGGCTGGGACTTCGACCGTATCGTGGCGGCAGTGAACATGCCAGCCGTTGACGTCCGGGCGGTGTTGGTGCCGACCGTCAACGTCGATTGCGGAGGCTACTTTACCGATGCCGCCGGCGAACGTCTCTACCGGGACGTGGTACAGGGGCACCTTCACGGCATCCTTTCGACTGTCTATGTCCAAGCGGCGTATGCTGCCGAAAGCGACGGATTCCCGGAACTGGAAAGCCACCTCAAGGCCATTGGCGAATCACATCGACGCCAGCGAAGCCTGCTGCCGCACTGGGTATTCCTCAGGCCCGTGAAGGGGGAAACCATCGTCAACGCTTGTGCCGTGAGCGATGCACGCCGTGCGCTTGGCATCGTGACGGCGGATACGGGCAATCTGTCAGCCCGGCTAACCAAGCTGCTGGACGTCGCACAGGACATGGACAGTCACTTAGACGACGTCATCGACTGGGTGGCCATCGAAAATGCCAGCGGCTACCGAGACCGGTGCAAGGAATACGATTTGAACCCCGCCACGATGAAACCTTGGGACGAAGCCTCAACTGTTACCGGTGCCTAGCCAGAATTTGGAGAATGTCACGATGGCACGCTACGCTGACGAATTGGACCTGTTTGAGGACGGCCAAGAGAAACCGCCTTGCCGAGCCGTGGGCTACGTCCGGATGTCCACCAGCGACCAGGAGGCATCGCCAGCGGCACAACGCAAGTCGATTGCCCGGACGGTCAAAGTGCATGGCCTAGAACTGTTGAGGGAATTCA encodes the following:
- a CDS encoding AAA family ATPase; translated protein: MFDGGDSESYSTIVERSIEWLWQHRIPKGKITILVGRPGGGKTTLWCYLAAAVSTGTALPGSEIASPPGDVIVMAMEDDAEDTLKPRVRVAGGDLSRVRRLRIANLDDNIQQLDAELAACDNPSIVIIDPVMAFMRGVAHSTVRHSLGKLQQLAEKYPQCAFVLIAHFNKSNAANSNLLGRIQGSAAYGAVARSVYVVEQHPTDKGLQLLLPLKNNLAPATAGLSFRIATRQSTPVVQWTGELVDEITAEMAVNAADKAGRKKPIEVAQEFLLEKLQDGPRLASEMKKQAEERGISFVTLHRARTQLRIKSVGSAENAKWHPPVDDGDSETPSMPYDNDLDDGDDD
- a CDS encoding DUF3102 domain-containing protein encodes the protein MNHKMTTSLETLASQINQAHADAIDSARTTMAYARMVGDLLLQAKGVAGHGAWLPWLEANVKFSVRTAQGYMRIASHWNELSNTQSTAYLDEALKMLAEPKPIKPADEKAKPFYELPAESRAKMCTLWWDMLASRAVLYHAAGWDFDRIVAAVNMPAVDVRAVLVPTVNVDCGGYFTDAAGERLYRDVVQGHLHGILSTVYVQAAYAAESDGFPELESHLKAIGESHRRQRSLLPHWVFLRPVKGETIVNACAVSDARRALGIVTADTGNLSARLTKLLDVAQDMDSHLDDVIDWVAIENASGYRDRCKEYDLNPATMKPWDEASTVTGA